A window of the Dickeya dianthicola NCPPB 453 genome harbors these coding sequences:
- the hdfR gene encoding HTH-type transcriptional regulator HdfR codes for MDTDLLKTFLEVSRTRHFGRAAESLYLTQSAVSFRIRQLENQLGANLFTRHRNNIRLTPAGERLLPYAENLIGTWQIAKKEVARSQQHSQLSIGATASLWEAFLTPWLNELYQQRPLLQLEARIAQRQTLIKQLHERQLDLLITTESPKMDELSCQLLGNFSLSLFTTDNVSAEERPYIRLEWGADFHQYENHWLPGDQVPSLTTSSAHLTRQLMSTIGGCAFLPSDWSPRYPELYPIPEANIVVRPCYAVWLGNSDQQELIKQLLKTPLNIAS; via the coding sequence ATGGATACCGACTTACTGAAAACCTTTCTGGAAGTCAGCCGGACAAGACACTTCGGCCGGGCGGCCGAATCATTGTATCTGACACAATCAGCGGTGAGCTTTCGTATCAGGCAGCTTGAAAATCAGCTGGGCGCCAATTTGTTCACCCGGCACCGTAACAATATTCGCCTGACACCCGCTGGCGAGCGCCTGCTGCCTTACGCGGAAAACCTGATCGGCACCTGGCAAATAGCCAAGAAAGAGGTTGCTCGCTCCCAACAACACAGCCAGCTTTCCATCGGCGCCACGGCTTCGCTCTGGGAAGCATTCCTGACGCCCTGGTTGAATGAACTCTATCAGCAACGCCCACTGCTGCAGTTGGAGGCGAGAATCGCCCAGCGACAAACACTGATTAAGCAACTTCATGAACGTCAGCTGGATTTACTGATTACTACCGAATCGCCGAAGATGGACGAGCTTTCCTGTCAGTTATTGGGCAATTTTTCTTTGTCGCTGTTTACTACCGATAATGTATCAGCAGAGGAACGACCCTATATCAGGCTGGAATGGGGGGCTGATTTCCATCAGTATGAGAATCACTGGCTACCCGGTGATCAGGTGCCGTCGCTCACCACGTCTTCCGCACACCTGACTCGGCAATTGATGTCAACCATCGGTGGCTGTGCATTTCTACCCAGCGACTGGTCACCGCGCTATCCTGAACTGTACCCGATTCCTGAGGCCAATATCGTGGTTCGCCCCTGTTATGCGGTATGGCTTGGAAACAGCGATCAACAGGAACTGATTAAACAGTTACTGAAAACCCCACTGAACATAGCTTCTTAA
- the hemG gene encoding menaquinone-dependent protoporphyrinogen IX dehydrogenase — MKALILFSSRDGQTRAIASYIANNLKGTLECDVINILSAHEVDLDKYDKVMIGASVRYGHFHPAVEKFIRQHLALLQQKPSAFFSVNLTARKPEKRSLQTNAYTRKFLLRSPWQPDLGAVFAGALRYPRYRWFDRVMIQFIMRMTGGETDSTKEIEYTDWEQVARFAQSFGQLAQKKAV, encoded by the coding sequence ATGAAAGCATTAATATTGTTTTCCAGTCGGGATGGTCAAACGCGGGCGATAGCGTCTTATATCGCCAATAACCTCAAAGGAACGCTGGAGTGTGACGTTATCAATATTCTGAGCGCTCATGAGGTTGATCTCGACAAGTACGACAAGGTGATGATCGGCGCGTCAGTGCGCTATGGGCACTTTCACCCGGCTGTGGAAAAATTCATCCGCCAGCATCTTGCTTTGCTGCAGCAAAAACCCAGTGCCTTTTTTTCTGTCAACCTGACAGCCCGCAAGCCGGAAAAGCGTTCGCTGCAAACCAACGCGTATACCCGTAAATTCCTATTGCGTTCTCCCTGGCAGCCGGATTTGGGAGCGGTCTTTGCCGGCGCGTTGCGTTACCCGCGTTACCGCTGGTTCGACCGTGTCATGATTCAGTTCATTATGCGTATGACCGGCGGCGAAACCGACAGCACCAAAGAGATTGAATATACCGACTGGGAGCAGGTGGCGCGTTTCGCCCAGTCATTTGGTCAGCTCGCCCAGAAAAAGGCGGTGTAA
- the trkH gene encoding Trk system potassium transporter TrkH: MHLRAITRIVGLLVILFSGTMFIPGMVALIYRDGAGRAFIQTFIVALVMGLLLWLPNRKHRHELKAREGFLIVVLFWTVLGSVGALPFLFVERPNLSVTDAFFESFSGLTTTGATTLVGLDSLPKAILFYRQMLQWMGGMGIIVLAVAILPILGVGGMQLYRAEMPGPLKDNKMRPRIAETAKTLWLIYVLLTVICALSLWLAGMSVFDAISHSFSTIAIGGFSTHDASIGYFNSPAINTIIAVFLLISGCNFGLHFAVLSGRSLRVYWRDPEFRMFIVVQMSLVVICTLVLWGHGVYKNGMETLNQAFFQVVSMATTAGFTTDSIASWPLFLPVLLLCSAFIGGCAGSTGGGLKVIRILLLFLQGSRELKRLVHPNAVYTIKLGQRALPERILEAVWGFFSAYALVFIVSMLAVIATGVDNFSAFAAVAATLNNLGPGLGTVADNFTSMNDAAKWILIVTMLFGRLEVFTMLVLFTPTFWRE, encoded by the coding sequence ATGCACTTGCGTGCCATAACCCGCATTGTCGGACTGTTGGTCATCCTGTTTTCCGGCACCATGTTCATTCCCGGCATGGTGGCGTTGATCTACCGTGACGGCGCCGGTCGGGCATTTATCCAGACGTTCATCGTGGCGTTGGTTATGGGGCTGCTGCTGTGGCTGCCCAACCGTAAGCACCGGCATGAGCTGAAGGCCCGCGAAGGGTTTCTAATAGTGGTGCTGTTCTGGACGGTGCTGGGCAGCGTCGGGGCTTTGCCGTTTCTGTTTGTCGAGCGCCCCAACCTGTCGGTGACGGATGCGTTTTTCGAATCCTTTTCCGGCCTGACCACAACCGGCGCAACCACGCTGGTCGGGCTGGATTCGCTGCCGAAAGCCATTCTGTTCTACCGGCAGATGCTGCAATGGATGGGCGGCATGGGGATCATCGTGCTGGCGGTGGCCATTCTGCCGATTTTGGGCGTCGGGGGAATGCAGCTTTATCGCGCTGAAATGCCGGGGCCGCTGAAGGACAATAAAATGCGGCCTCGTATCGCGGAAACCGCCAAAACCCTGTGGTTGATTTACGTATTGCTGACCGTTATCTGCGCGCTCTCGCTATGGCTGGCGGGGATGTCGGTATTCGATGCGATCAGCCACAGTTTTTCTACCATCGCCATCGGCGGGTTCTCGACCCACGACGCCAGCATCGGTTATTTCAACAGTCCCGCCATTAATACCATTATCGCGGTATTTCTACTGATTTCCGGCTGTAATTTTGGTTTGCACTTTGCGGTGTTGAGCGGGCGCAGCCTGCGGGTGTATTGGCGCGACCCCGAATTCCGGATGTTTATTGTCGTTCAGATGTCGCTGGTTGTGATTTGTACCCTCGTTTTGTGGGGGCACGGTGTGTACAAGAACGGTATGGAAACCCTGAATCAGGCGTTCTTTCAGGTGGTCTCTATGGCGACGACCGCGGGATTCACCACCGACAGCATTGCTTCCTGGCCGCTGTTTTTGCCGGTATTGCTGCTGTGCTCCGCGTTTATTGGCGGTTGCGCCGGTTCAACCGGCGGCGGCCTGAAAGTGATTCGCATCCTGTTACTGTTCTTGCAGGGCTCTCGTGAACTGAAACGATTGGTCCATCCGAATGCGGTCTATACCATTAAGCTTGGTCAGCGCGCGTTGCCGGAACGGATACTGGAAGCGGTGTGGGGATTTTTCTCGGCTTATGCGCTGGTGTTTATCGTTAGCATGCTGGCCGTGATTGCAACAGGGGTAGACAATTTCTCTGCCTTTGCGGCGGTGGCCGCTACGCTGAACAACCTCGGGCCGGGGCTTGGGACGGTGGCTGACAATTTCACCTCCATGAATGACGCCGCCAAATGGATTCTGATTGTTACCATGCTGTTTGGACGTCTGGAAGTGTTCACCATGTTGGTGCTATTTACGCCCACCTTTTGGCGGGAATAA
- a CDS encoding IMPACT family protein: protein MQSYPVPAVPVSVDEDIKKSRFITLLAPACGVEAARYVIQQAREQHPSAAHHCWAYVAGSPVDSQQLGFSDDGEPSGTAGKPMLAQLMGSGIGEVAAVVVRYYGGVRLGTGGLVKAYGGGVQQALKQLPLQQKVMQRLYRLQCDYALLPQVETVVLALEGQIVSTEYAGEVSLQLAFPVTAVEDASRRLRDISRGALHLQPISQ from the coding sequence ATGCAGTCATATCCGGTGCCCGCGGTGCCTGTCAGCGTCGATGAAGACATTAAAAAGAGTCGTTTTATTACCCTGCTCGCACCCGCCTGTGGGGTGGAAGCGGCTCGATACGTGATTCAGCAGGCTCGTGAGCAGCATCCCTCGGCGGCCCACCATTGCTGGGCCTATGTCGCAGGCTCCCCCGTCGACTCCCAACAGCTCGGCTTTTCTGATGACGGAGAACCTTCGGGAACCGCCGGTAAACCAATGCTGGCGCAATTGATGGGCAGCGGCATCGGTGAAGTGGCGGCGGTGGTGGTACGTTATTATGGCGGCGTCAGGCTCGGTACCGGCGGGCTGGTCAAAGCCTATGGCGGTGGCGTGCAGCAGGCGCTGAAACAACTGCCGCTGCAGCAAAAAGTCATGCAACGGCTGTATCGATTGCAATGCGACTATGCTCTGCTGCCGCAGGTGGAGACTGTGGTGCTGGCGCTGGAGGGGCAAATCGTCTCGACGGAGTACGCCGGCGAGGTTTCGCTCCAACTGGCGTTCCCGGTCACGGCAGTGGAGGACGCGTCGCGTCGGCTGCGCGATATTAGCCGCGGCGCGTTGCATTTGCAGCCAATTTCACAATAA
- the pepQ gene encoding Xaa-Pro dipeptidase translates to METLTSLYHQHVATLQQRTQAVLSRHNLDALLIHSGELMMAFLDDHAYPFKVNPQFKAWLPVTQVPNCWLWVDGVNTPKLWFYSPVDYWHNVAPVPDSFWTTSLDIQVLRKADDIGQQLPVQRQRVAYIGSAPTRALNLGVASEHINPKGVLDYLHYHRAYKTDYELACMREAQKTAVVGHQAAYDAFQSGMSEFDINLAYLTATGHRDTDVPYGNIVALNEHAAVLHYTQLEHRVPAEMRSFLLDAGAEYNGYAADITRTYAAQDDNDYAALVNDLNREQLALIDTMKAGVRYTDYHLQMHRRVAGLLKRHQLVTGLSEESMVEQGVTSPFLPHGLGHPLGLQVHDVGGFMQDDTGTTLPAPSAHPYLRCTRILEPRMVLTIEPGIYFIDSLLEPWRQGELRRHFNWQKLDALRPFGGIRIEDNIVVHDKRIENLTRALDLA, encoded by the coding sequence ATGGAAACGCTGACTTCTTTGTATCATCAACATGTGGCGACCCTGCAGCAACGCACGCAGGCGGTTCTGTCGCGGCATAATCTGGATGCCTTATTGATCCACTCCGGTGAGTTGATGATGGCGTTTCTGGATGACCATGCCTATCCGTTCAAGGTCAATCCGCAGTTCAAAGCCTGGCTACCGGTGACGCAGGTGCCGAACTGCTGGCTGTGGGTGGATGGGGTCAATACGCCGAAGCTGTGGTTCTACTCCCCCGTTGATTACTGGCATAACGTGGCGCCGGTGCCGGACAGTTTCTGGACCACATCGCTGGACATCCAGGTGCTGCGCAAGGCCGACGATATCGGCCAGCAATTGCCGGTACAGCGCCAGCGGGTCGCCTATATTGGTTCCGCGCCGACGCGGGCGCTGAATCTGGGGGTGGCGTCGGAACACATCAACCCGAAAGGCGTGCTGGATTATCTGCATTACCACCGCGCCTACAAAACGGATTACGAACTGGCCTGCATGCGCGAAGCACAAAAAACGGCGGTGGTGGGCCACCAGGCCGCGTACGACGCGTTCCAGTCCGGCATGAGCGAATTTGACATCAATCTGGCTTACCTGACCGCCACCGGTCACCGCGATACCGATGTGCCTTACGGCAATATCGTTGCCCTCAACGAGCACGCGGCGGTGCTGCATTACACCCAGCTTGAACACCGGGTGCCGGCGGAAATGCGCAGCTTCCTGCTGGATGCCGGCGCGGAATATAACGGCTATGCGGCGGATATTACCCGCACCTATGCCGCGCAGGATGACAATGACTATGCCGCGCTGGTAAACGACCTGAACCGCGAGCAACTGGCGCTGATAGATACCATGAAGGCCGGCGTGCGGTATACCGACTACCATTTGCAGATGCATCGGCGGGTGGCGGGGCTGCTTAAACGTCATCAGTTGGTGACCGGGCTGAGCGAAGAATCGATGGTGGAACAGGGCGTGACCTCGCCGTTCCTGCCGCACGGTCTGGGCCACCCGCTCGGCTTGCAGGTGCATGACGTCGGCGGATTCATGCAGGACGACACCGGCACGACGCTGCCTGCGCCATCAGCCCACCCTTACCTGCGCTGTACCCGGATCCTGGAACCGCGTATGGTGCTGACTATTGAACCGGGCATCTACTTCATCGATTCGTTGCTTGAGCCCTGGCGTCAGGGCGAGCTGCGCCGGCACTTCAACTGGCAGAAGCTGGATGCGCTGCGCCCGTTCGGCGGTATTCGGATTGAAGACAATATCGTGGTCCATGACAAACGCATCGAAAACTTAACTCGTGCGCTCGATCTGGCCTGA
- the fadB gene encoding fatty acid oxidation complex subunit alpha FadB translates to MIYQGDTLYLNWLEDGIAELVFAAPDSVNKLDTRTVASLGDALHHLKHQPSLRALLLRSDKPAFIAGADITEFLSLFAAPPETLHQWLTEANAIFNQLEDLPVPTLSAINGYALGGGCECALATDFRIATPEVRIGLPEVKLGIMPGFGGTVRLPRLLGADGALEVITAGKDLSAGEALKVGLVDAVADSDKLLPVALHMLRLAMTDKLDWRDRRRQKQSPLRLNRIEAAMSFATANALVQQAAGRHYPAPMMALNTIEAAAGLHRDAALKVETDHFVALTQTTAAHALVGVFLNEQAVKSAAKKWAADASPPARVAVLGAGIMGGGIACQSARKGVPVWMKDISEKALTLGMEEAAKQLNAQLERGKLDVMTMTGVLARIHPTLNNNGLEQAELVIEAVVENSQIKARVLAEAEACVSEQTLIVSNTSTIPIGQLAASLQRPQNFCGMHFFNPVHRMPLVEVIRGPQTDENTLARVVAYASKIGKIPIVVNDCPGFFVNRVLFPYIAAFSLLMRDGADFRDVDAVMETQFGWPMGPAYLLDVVGLDTAHHAQAVMSAGFAQRMAKNYRDAVDVLVEHRRFGQKSGVGFYRYCPDAKGKLRREQDEQTDILLDAVCEPKRTFSAEEIIHRLMVPMLNEVARCLEEGIVATPAEADMALLYGLGFPPFHGGACRYLDMLGSQRYVDIAQSLASLGPLYVIPDSLLQMAQRRQSYYPAVEPHANPSLHQPA, encoded by the coding sequence ATGATCTATCAAGGCGACACGCTGTACCTCAACTGGCTGGAAGACGGCATTGCCGAACTGGTTTTTGCCGCGCCCGACAGCGTCAATAAACTGGATACCCGCACCGTAGCCAGCCTTGGCGACGCGCTACATCATCTGAAACACCAACCGTCACTGCGCGCCCTGCTGTTGCGCTCGGATAAACCCGCCTTCATCGCCGGAGCGGACATCACCGAATTCCTGTCGCTGTTTGCCGCCCCGCCGGAAACGCTGCATCAATGGCTGACCGAAGCCAACGCCATTTTCAACCAACTGGAGGATTTGCCGGTCCCGACGCTCTCCGCCATCAACGGCTATGCGCTGGGCGGGGGATGCGAATGCGCGCTGGCGACGGACTTTCGCATTGCGACGCCTGAGGTTCGCATCGGTCTGCCGGAAGTCAAACTGGGGATCATGCCGGGATTTGGCGGCACCGTCCGGCTGCCGCGGTTGCTGGGCGCAGACGGCGCGCTGGAGGTAATCACCGCCGGTAAAGACTTGTCGGCCGGCGAGGCCCTAAAAGTCGGGCTGGTTGATGCCGTGGCGGACAGCGACAAACTGCTGCCCGTAGCCCTGCATATGCTGCGTCTGGCCATGACGGATAAGCTCGACTGGCGCGACCGTCGCCGTCAGAAACAGTCGCCGCTACGGCTTAACCGTATTGAAGCCGCCATGAGTTTCGCTACCGCCAACGCGTTGGTGCAGCAGGCGGCAGGCCGCCACTATCCTGCGCCGATGATGGCGCTCAACACCATCGAAGCCGCCGCCGGGTTGCACCGCGACGCCGCGCTGAAGGTCGAAACCGATCATTTCGTCGCGCTGACCCAAACGACGGCGGCGCACGCGCTGGTCGGCGTCTTCCTTAACGAGCAGGCGGTAAAAAGCGCCGCCAAAAAATGGGCCGCCGACGCGTCGCCGCCGGCTCGTGTGGCGGTGCTGGGCGCCGGGATCATGGGCGGCGGCATCGCCTGCCAGTCGGCACGCAAAGGGGTGCCGGTATGGATGAAAGATATCAGTGAAAAAGCGCTGACACTGGGGATGGAAGAAGCCGCTAAACAGCTTAACGCACAGCTGGAGCGCGGCAAGCTGGACGTCATGACCATGACGGGGGTGCTGGCCCGCATCCACCCGACGCTGAACAACAACGGGCTTGAACAGGCCGAGCTGGTTATCGAAGCGGTGGTGGAAAACTCGCAGATAAAAGCCAGAGTGCTGGCAGAGGCGGAAGCCTGCGTCAGCGAGCAGACGCTAATCGTTTCCAATACCTCGACGATTCCCATCGGCCAATTAGCGGCCTCATTACAGCGACCGCAAAACTTCTGCGGTATGCACTTTTTCAATCCGGTGCATCGTATGCCGCTGGTTGAAGTGATTCGCGGTCCCCAGACCGATGAAAACACGCTGGCCCGCGTGGTGGCCTATGCCAGCAAGATCGGCAAAATCCCGATCGTGGTGAACGACTGCCCAGGGTTTTTCGTCAACCGCGTACTGTTTCCCTACATCGCCGCCTTCAGCCTGCTGATGCGCGACGGTGCGGATTTCCGCGACGTGGACGCGGTGATGGAAACACAGTTCGGTTGGCCGATGGGGCCGGCTTACCTGTTGGATGTGGTCGGGTTGGATACCGCTCACCACGCTCAGGCGGTGATGTCGGCAGGCTTTGCGCAACGCATGGCAAAAAACTATCGCGACGCCGTCGATGTGCTGGTGGAGCATCGGCGTTTCGGCCAGAAAAGCGGCGTGGGTTTCTACCGCTACTGCCCGGATGCCAAAGGCAAACTACGCCGGGAACAGGACGAGCAAACCGATATCTTGCTGGATGCGGTTTGCGAGCCGAAGCGGACCTTCAGCGCGGAAGAGATTATCCATCGCCTGATGGTGCCGATGCTCAACGAAGTCGCGCGCTGTCTGGAAGAAGGCATTGTCGCCACTCCGGCGGAAGCCGACATGGCGCTGCTGTACGGTCTGGGCTTCCCGCCGTTCCACGGCGGCGCCTGCCGCTATCTGGATATGTTGGGCAGCCAGCGCTATGTCGACATCGCCCAGTCGCTGGCGTCGCTGGGGCCGCTTTACGTCATACCGGACAGCCTGTTGCAGATGGCGCAGCGCCGGCAGAGTTATTACCCGGCGGTTGAACCTCACGCCAATCCTTCTCTTCACCAACCGGCATAA
- the fadA gene encoding acetyl-CoA C-acyltransferase FadA — protein MENAVIVDAVRTPMGRSKGGAFRQVRAETLSAHLMRSLLSRHPALEADKIDDIYWGCVQQTLEQGFNVARNAALLAEIPHSVPAVTVNRLCGSSMQALHDAARAIMVGDAGVCLVGGVEHMGHVPMTHGVDFHPGLGKSIAKAAVMMGLTAELLARRHHISREMQDAFAARSHQRAWAATQSGAFRREIIPTNGHNADGALQPFDYDEVVRAETSIDALAALRPAFDPANGTVTAGSSSALSDGAAALLVMSESRALALGLTPRVRIRAMAVVGCDPSVMGYGPVPATHKALQRAGLSLSDIGLFELNEAFAAQTLPCIKALGLMDSLDDKVNLNGGAIALGHPLGCSGARLTATLINLMEQRNVEFGVATMCIGLGQGIATVLERV, from the coding sequence ATGGAAAATGCAGTGATTGTTGATGCGGTGCGCACCCCGATGGGGCGCTCCAAAGGCGGCGCGTTTCGTCAGGTGCGGGCGGAAACCCTGTCCGCTCACCTGATGCGCAGCCTGCTGAGCCGCCACCCGGCGCTGGAAGCGGACAAGATTGACGATATTTACTGGGGTTGCGTGCAACAGACGCTGGAACAAGGCTTCAATGTGGCGCGCAACGCGGCATTACTGGCTGAAATCCCCCATTCGGTGCCCGCCGTGACCGTCAACCGCCTGTGCGGTTCATCCATGCAGGCATTGCACGACGCGGCGCGCGCCATCATGGTGGGTGACGCCGGGGTGTGTCTGGTCGGCGGCGTCGAACACATGGGACATGTGCCGATGACCCACGGCGTCGATTTTCACCCCGGACTCGGCAAGAGCATCGCTAAAGCGGCGGTGATGATGGGGCTGACGGCGGAACTGCTGGCGCGCCGGCACCACATCAGCCGTGAGATGCAGGATGCTTTCGCCGCCCGTTCGCACCAACGCGCCTGGGCCGCCACCCAATCCGGCGCCTTTCGCCGCGAAATTATCCCCACCAACGGCCATAACGCCGACGGCGCGCTGCAACCGTTTGACTACGACGAAGTGGTCAGGGCGGAAACCAGTATCGACGCGCTGGCGGCGCTGCGCCCGGCGTTTGATCCGGCCAATGGCACGGTCACCGCCGGCAGTTCATCGGCGCTGTCGGACGGCGCGGCGGCGCTGCTGGTGATGAGCGAATCCCGCGCACTGGCGCTGGGGCTGACGCCCCGGGTACGCATCCGCGCTATGGCGGTCGTCGGGTGCGATCCATCCGTGATGGGATACGGCCCAGTGCCCGCCACCCACAAAGCGTTACAGCGGGCAGGGCTCTCCCTGAGCGATATCGGCCTGTTTGAACTGAATGAGGCTTTCGCCGCCCAGACGCTGCCCTGCATCAAAGCGTTGGGGCTGATGGACAGTCTGGACGATAAGGTCAACCTGAACGGCGGCGCCATCGCGCTCGGTCATCCGCTGGGATGTTCCGGCGCGCGCCTCACCGCCACGCTGATTAATCTGATGGAACAGCGGAATGTGGAATTCGGCGTAGCCACTATGTGTATCGGTTTGGGTCAGGGCATCGCCACCGTACTGGAGCGGGTATAA
- a CDS encoding DUF6691 family protein yields the protein MNNLFSFLSGLVFGLGLLVSGMANPQKVLGFLDITRQWDPSLALVMGGALAVAALGFRVVGRMPKPLCAASFSLPLKKAVDKPLVVGSLLFGIGWGMAGICPGPALVLLSYGTMKGWVFFVSVLAGMGLYEWFSTRQRARVS from the coding sequence ATGAACAACCTGTTTTCTTTTCTGTCCGGGCTGGTTTTTGGGCTCGGGCTGTTGGTCAGCGGGATGGCGAACCCGCAGAAAGTGCTGGGTTTTCTGGATATTACCCGGCAGTGGGACCCGTCGCTGGCGCTGGTAATGGGCGGCGCGCTGGCGGTCGCGGCGCTCGGTTTTCGCGTTGTCGGCCGGATGCCAAAGCCGCTGTGTGCGGCGTCGTTTTCCCTGCCGCTAAAAAAAGCGGTTGATAAACCGCTGGTGGTGGGCAGCCTGCTGTTCGGCATCGGTTGGGGAATGGCTGGTATTTGCCCCGGCCCGGCTCTGGTGCTGTTGTCGTATGGCACGATGAAAGGCTGGGTGTTCTTTGTCTCCGTGCTCGCAGGCATGGGGCTGTATGAGTGGTTTTCTACTCGCCAGCGGGCGCGAGTTTCCTGA
- a CDS encoding YeeE/YedE family protein encodes MSVDMAAFTPLMSLTGGMVIGVAVVMLAVFCGRIAGISGILGGLLGRTWQDKGWRLAFVLGMLAAPWLYRLAAPLPESAITAPMPWLVVSGLLVGFGTRYGSGCTSGHGVCGLSRLSLRALVATSTFMGAAFVTVWALGAFR; translated from the coding sequence ATGAGCGTTGATATGGCGGCGTTCACGCCGTTGATGAGTCTGACGGGCGGTATGGTGATTGGCGTCGCGGTGGTGATGCTGGCGGTGTTCTGCGGGCGTATCGCCGGCATCAGCGGCATTCTCGGCGGCCTGTTGGGCCGAACATGGCAGGATAAAGGATGGCGGCTGGCGTTTGTGCTGGGGATGCTTGCCGCGCCCTGGCTCTACCGACTGGCGGCGCCGCTGCCGGAAAGCGCGATAACCGCGCCGATGCCCTGGTTAGTGGTGTCGGGCCTGTTGGTGGGATTCGGCACCCGATACGGGTCGGGCTGCACCAGCGGGCATGGCGTGTGCGGCTTGTCCCGTTTGTCGCTGCGAGCGCTGGTGGCGACGTCGACCTTTATGGGCGCGGCGTTTGTCACCGTCTGGGCGCTGGGCGCGTTCCGTTGA
- a CDS encoding ArsR/SmtB family transcription factor, whose translation MAAADSDITQQMMREAAHGAADVLRALANDDRLLLMCFLSQGEASVGQLEQALGIHQPTLSQQLAVMRRLKLVATRREGKQIFYRIEDPRILTLLNTLYELYCPK comes from the coding sequence ATGGCGGCGGCAGATTCAGACATCACGCAACAGATGATGCGCGAGGCCGCTCATGGCGCGGCGGATGTGCTGCGGGCGCTGGCGAATGACGACCGGCTGCTGCTGATGTGTTTTTTGAGTCAGGGCGAGGCCTCGGTCGGGCAACTGGAACAGGCGCTGGGGATCCACCAGCCGACATTATCGCAGCAGCTTGCCGTCATGCGGCGGTTAAAACTGGTGGCGACGCGGCGCGAAGGCAAACAGATTTTCTACCGTATTGAAGATCCGCGCATCCTGACGCTGCTTAATACGTTGTATGAACTGTATTGTCCAAAATAG
- a CDS encoding rhodanese-like domain-containing protein codes for MAGGASAAVRARRLSESADIIMLERGPYVSFANCGLPYHIGGDIPEHSALVLKTPADFADRFNIDVRVRHEVLSIDTAICHPEDIISLDPATQCLLDIRGAQERRLHGEYPNALHIPLDTLRQRLQELPADKEILIGCQSGLRGHAAYRLLIQRGFRARNLSGGFITYRTSVAQ; via the coding sequence GTGGCAGGCGGCGCATCGGCCGCCGTCAGAGCCCGGCGGCTGTCGGAATCGGCAGACATCATCATGCTGGAACGCGGCCCTTACGTGTCATTCGCCAACTGTGGGCTGCCGTATCATATCGGCGGTGATATTCCCGAGCACTCCGCTCTGGTGCTGAAAACCCCGGCGGATTTCGCCGACCGCTTCAATATTGACGTGCGGGTACGACATGAGGTGTTGAGTATCGATACCGCCATTTGCCACCCTGAAGATATCATCAGCCTTGACCCGGCGACCCAGTGCTTACTGGACATCCGCGGCGCACAAGAGCGGCGTCTTCATGGCGAATACCCGAATGCGCTGCACATTCCGCTGGATACACTGCGCCAGCGCTTGCAGGAATTGCCCGCCGACAAAGAAATTCTGATTGGCTGTCAGTCCGGCCTGCGCGGCCATGCGGCCTACCGCCTGCTGATTCAGCGGGGCTTTCGCGCCCGCAATCTGTCCGGCGGTTTTATCACCTATCGGACATCCGTAGCACAGTAA
- the fre gene encoding NAD(P)H-flavin reductase, with translation MTTLSCTVTSVETITDTVYRVRLLPSAPFSFRAGQYLMVVMDERDKRPFSLASTPIEQGSIELHIGASEMNLYAMAVMERILKEKSLEVDIPHGEAWLREDSERPLILIAGGTGFSYVRSILLTVLANQPTRQVSVYWGGRELRHLYDLGELQSLAQAHPNLNAIPVVEQPDEQWHGRSGTVLSAVLQDFGSLAQHDIYIAGRFEMAKIARERFCNERGAQLAHMYSDAFSFI, from the coding sequence ATGACAACATTGAGCTGTACAGTAACGTCGGTGGAAACCATCACCGATACGGTTTACCGGGTGCGCTTATTGCCATCGGCACCTTTTTCCTTCCGTGCCGGGCAATATCTGATGGTGGTGATGGACGAGCGCGATAAGCGCCCGTTCTCCCTGGCCTCCACGCCGATTGAACAAGGGTCTATCGAACTGCATATCGGGGCCTCCGAGATGAATCTGTATGCGATGGCGGTGATGGAGCGGATTCTGAAAGAAAAGTCGCTGGAGGTGGACATTCCCCACGGCGAGGCCTGGCTGCGTGAAGACAGCGAGCGGCCGCTGATCCTGATTGCCGGCGGCACCGGATTCTCCTACGTACGTTCCATTCTGTTGACGGTGCTGGCAAACCAGCCGACGCGTCAGGTATCTGTGTACTGGGGCGGGCGCGAACTGCGCCATCTGTACGATCTGGGGGAACTGCAATCGCTGGCGCAGGCGCATCCCAATCTAAACGCGATCCCGGTGGTCGAGCAGCCGGACGAACAGTGGCATGGCCGCTCCGGTACGGTGCTGAGCGCGGTGCTGCAGGATTTCGGTTCGCTGGCGCAGCACGATATTTACATCGCGGGGCGCTTCGAGATGGCGAAAATCGCCCGCGAGCGTTTCTGCAATGAACGTGGCGCACAGCTTGCGCACATGTACAGCGACGCCTTTTCTTTCATCTGA